One genomic segment of Cellulophaga sp. HaHaR_3_176 includes these proteins:
- a CDS encoding GDSL-type esterase/lipase family protein codes for MSLKITTILFLWCVFSSTVKSQVINAGVSGNTSSNLLNRLEHDVLEQQPNVVIIMVGTNDMLNSKKMISYSTYEENLSTLIKAIKNRSSKVLLVAPPTVDSTYLFERHDRKLFRELPNVKLDTVRSVMIRLANEFNVDFVDVYQEFVNLHLPQHNEDLVIRNEKNSDRKDGVHLTALGYKMLTQSIFTALKSNDLLQENQKIICFGDSLTFGAGLKMGGAVIGESYPSVLQKLILEHFELKNSINDD; via the coding sequence ATGAGTTTAAAAATAACTACAATACTATTCTTATGGTGTGTTTTTAGTTCAACAGTTAAAAGTCAAGTTATAAATGCAGGGGTTAGTGGTAACACTAGTTCCAATCTTTTAAATAGATTAGAACACGATGTACTTGAGCAACAACCAAATGTGGTTATCATTATGGTGGGTACTAATGATATGTTGAATTCTAAAAAAATGATATCCTATTCCACCTATGAAGAGAATTTAAGTACACTGATAAAAGCGATAAAAAATAGAAGTTCAAAAGTACTTTTAGTAGCACCACCTACAGTAGATAGTACCTATCTATTTGAAAGGCACGATAGAAAATTATTTAGGGAACTACCGAATGTAAAATTAGATACGGTTCGCTCTGTGATGATTAGATTAGCGAATGAATTTAATGTTGATTTTGTAGACGTATATCAAGAATTTGTGAACCTACATTTGCCACAACATAATGAAGATTTGGTGATCCGTAATGAAAAGAATAGTGATCGAAAAGATGGTGTTCATTTAACGGCATTAGGATATAAAATGTTAACACAATCAATTTTTACAGCTTTAAAAAGCAATGATTTGCTTCAGGAAAACCAGAAGATAATTTGTTTTGGAGATTCATTAACCTTTGGAGCAGGATTAAAAATGGGAGGTGCCGTGATTGGAGAAAGTTATCCTTCAGTACTTCAAAAACTAATACTTGAACATTTCGAATTAAAAAATAGCATTAACGATGATTAA